The sequence TTCAAGTGTTCTCCCCTAGTGCCCCTACCACTGCAATACTGCTAAAGACAGCTTTTCGCGTTATTCCTATGATCAATCTGGTCTAGTGTTTCATTTCATCAGAAGAGGGGACAGGGGAGGTTGAACTGAGTGGGGGTTCATGGAGATGGAGGGCAGGGGCCTGTCTGACTTGTTCAGGAACACCAGCGAGGAGATCTTCCTCAAGGCAGTGATGGAGAACTCTATGGGTGTGGCGGCAGCACCAAGTATGGAGATGTTGGGGTTCAGGAATATGTCACAAAGTTTCAGAGAAGACAGCGAGGAGTTGTTCAACAGCTGGCTTATGAATGGAGAGGCAAGAATTCTGAGTTTACCTGTGATTTCTTTTCTCTCTGTGCATGAAAGGTGAAACAATTCATGTTTCAGAAGATAGATTCTGTTTTTCTGGGGTTCACTCAATTCTTCTATCATTTAGAAATTACATAACAGATACAGTACTTCTTCTATCATTTTGCTAGAGTATATCAGTAAGCTAGTATGAGCATGAGTACTAAAACTACTTACTACGCTGGCTAACGTCTTACTCGAAAGTCAAAATTATCACCTAAAACTATTGGCTGTTTATTTGCAGATCCCAGGATTTGGTTCAGCGAACAATCGTCCTCGACAGCCATCTAGGTAAGATACTGCTAAATGATGCAGAATTAACTAAACCGGCTAGATCTTGTAAGTATGCCGTGATAAAGGTAACTGTGTATTTGTATGGAGTCAACACCTTAAAATACAACATCATGATTAAATTGAAACTAATCTCAGAAAAAGCATCTGAACATGATATGCTTTGAGATACTCCTACCAAATAGATCATTCCGCCCAATTCAAAGTCGGAATCATTAAATAGCAACTCCTATTGTAATCACGCATTTCCAGGAAAACTTAGTTCTGCACTGCATCATTATTTTATTGAGCATGTAAATGGTGCTAAACATTTTTCCCCTGAGGAAACGATGCTGAACTTTTACACAACTAAATGAAGTTAACACGGAAATTTACATAAAATTGAGCTATTATCATGAGTACATATTGTATGGTTAATTGCAACAAATAACCCACAAGATGGCATGCAAAACTATGCAGGTTGTCATCAGAAGCTGCAGGCCTTCCGAATCAACAGCATGACATTGCTCAACAAAATTTTCTCACTGACAACTCGGTCCCACAGAATTCAGCAATTCCTTCTGTTGAATATCCAAATAACAATAACCAGCAATTACTCAAGTACCGTACTTTACACACCAGCATCATCTTCTAGTGTAAGATTTATGTAGTCCAAGCATATTAATCTTGTCATTTGCCATGCAATAGGAATGCTGCCGAGAAAGGAATGCAGGCTAGTGACCTACTTCTGGCAAAGGTTAGCCAAATTCACTATCCAGTTGTCTTCGAGAAAGGAAGCAAGTAATTGATGTTTTTTCTCATTTCCTTAATTTGTTCATGTGTAGGCCTGGTTCCACAGCACTCAACCAATGACTAGAAGCCGATCTTCAGAACTAAGGCAGGAGTTTCAGATTCTAAATGTGCTACTACCTTCCAAGATGAAATCTATGGTTCTTGCCTCAAATTTCTCCAAAATTTGGTTATTTTTGCAGGAGAAGATATGCTGCAATGCAGACTCATGTGGCACCAATAACTACAGCATGCATTGAACCAGCTAACCAATTCAAACAAGATTTTACAAACACAATAAACAGTACTCTAATGAGCAACACACCTGTTCAGACTCCAAAATTTGTATCTCcttcaagttcatcaacatcccCACTGGATAATCCAAATATGGTGTCGCAAGATACTGTTACCTCAGTTGTGAGTATGCTCAAGGACACGCTCGAGCGCAAGAAGCTTGGTAGCCATGCTAACAAAGATGCCACAGTAGGCAATTCTTTTGGATTCTATGACACTCAGCAGTTTCAACAAAACATTCTTGGAGGGGCAGATATCTTTCCCCTAGTGACAACATCCCAAGTTCAGGATTCCCTGATGCTTCCAAAAGTCGATAGGCCCGTGGAACCAAATAATGGTAACTTCGCTGCTCCTGCAAACCAGGTTTGGTTCGGCGCAGCATCTCAAGAGCCCTCGCACAGCGGATCATCTACTGCTATGACTGCTCATTCAGCTGGATTTGAAGTGTGTGATGAGTTACCTCCTATGGGGCAAGCAATGTCTGTTTGTGAGAGCACTAGAAAAAATGCCGCAAATGGAACAACTGACTGCAGATCAAAAGGCAAAGGTATAGTTTTATCTATACATTTATCCCTGAGTTATAGCAAAACATTACTTGCCCTCAACCAATACCTATTAGTCACTGCAACATGGATCTGAGAATGTTTTATCCATCCACTTTATCATTATTATCATGCCATGGGAGAATaacatagatttttttttgtttaaatgcaCAGAATACAGGGAGAGGGTCCTAAAGGATAATGTGAAAGATGATAGAAAGGTAGGCTTGATTATTACTTCTGGAACATCCAAAGTTTCATCTGGTATAATATTTCAATATGATCATTTTACACATTGGCAGAAAACGGCATTAACTCGAATGGGATCCATTTCATCAGAAAAAGCAGGTATATGCAGCAGACAGCTCTTTTATGTAGGCAGCAAACATGTGGCATAGGTGACCTCTCAAAATAATCACTCACCAGTGTTTATACATTGGGAAACATGAAATATATGAAATTATGATATGCTTGTGCCAAATGAGAACACTCTCCTAAAAAGATGTAGCATATGGTTTGACTTGTATACTGTATTATTGATCACCAAACGACCTAATTAATTAGCTTATGCAGCTGATAATGGAGATCCTACAAAGAAGCGCAGGGTTGAGCGCTCACGCAAGTATGTGATGGTTCTCCCTCTTAAAAATATGGTCTTGAACAATAAGTTCTAATTGGCATACAGTATATGATGTTAGATTGCATTTTTATGGTTCAGAATGGCAGAAGCAAAGGAAAGAAGTTCCACACCAGTAATACCATCCGACATGCAAGCCGTACTTAAGCGTTGCGAAAACCTAGAGAAGGAGGTCCGGTCACTAAAGCTTAACCTATCTTTCATGAACAGGTGAGTACACTGTTTCAAGGGCACATGTTTCTATTCCAAGGCAAATTCTTGTTCAGTAATCATAAGCCATTCTTATAGAGCTATTTATTAAAGTATTTTAACCAATCACAGGAAAGATTCAGAACAGACCAAACAGATTGAGGAGCTTCAGAAGCAAAATGAGGAGTTAACTGAAGAGAAGGAGCGGCTACTAGAAGAGATCGAAAGAGTTGTATCTGACTCCAACACATGATCACCCAACCCCTTTTCGACCTGATTCTCTGTGCTAATAGAATTAGACTTGAAAAGTCctagatacatgcatgcatacacACAATCCAGAAGGGCAGCGAGGATTACAGTACTGCCCTGAATGTACTATTCTTTTCCATGCTATCTCAAGTTTAACATGTACCACCAACCAAAGGAGTCAGGGATTACATTTTGCTTCCTATGGCATGTACACTAAGATGAAACTAAGTACAACAGTGAATTAAATAGCAAAAGAACTGACAACAGGACGGCATTATTTCAGACAGAAGAATACCCATATGATTTCTCCAATTGGTCGAATGATTAGGAGCCG comes from Panicum virgatum strain AP13 chromosome 4K, P.virgatum_v5, whole genome shotgun sequence and encodes:
- the LOC120702407 gene encoding protein CYCLOPS-like isoform X1; this encodes MEMEGRGLSDLFRNTSEEIFLKAVMENSMGVAAAPSMEMLGFRNMSQSFREDSEELFNSWLMNGEIPGFGSANNRPRQPSRLSSEAAGLPNQQHDIAQQNFLTDNSVPQNSAIPSVEYPNNNNQQLLKNAAEKGMQASDLLLAKAWFHSTQPMTRSRSSELRRRYAAMQTHVAPITTACIEPANQFKQDFTNTINSTLMSNTPVQTPKFVSPSSSSTSPLDNPNMVSQDTVTSVVSMLKDTLERKKLGSHANKDATVGNSFGFYDTQQFQQNILGGADIFPLVTTSQVQDSLMLPKVDRPVEPNNGNFAAPANQVWFGAASQEPSHSGSSTAMTAHSAGFEVCDELPPMGQAMSVCESTRKNAANGTTDCRSKGKEYRERVLKDNVKDDRKKTALTRMGSISSEKAAYAADNGDPTKKRRVERSRKMAEAKERSSTPVIPSDMQAVLKRCENLEKEVRSLKLNLSFMNRKDSEQTKQIEELQKQNEELTEEKERLLEEIERVVSDSNT
- the LOC120702407 gene encoding protein CYCLOPS-like isoform X2 produces the protein MEMEGRGLSDLFRNTSEEIFLKAVMENSMGVAAAPSMEMLGFRNMSQSFREDSEELFNSWLMNGEIPGFGSANNRPRQPSRLSSEAAGLPNQQHDIAQQNFLTDNSVPQNSAIPSVEYPNNNNQQLLKNAAEKGMQASDLLLAKAWFHSTQPMTRSRSSELRRRYAAMQTHVAPITTACIEPANQFKQDFTNTINSTLMSNTPVQTPKFVSPSSSSTSPLDNPNMVSQDTVTSVVSMLKDTLERKKLGSHANKDATVGNSFGFYDTQQFQQNILGGADIFPLVTTSQVQDSLMLPKVDRPVEPNNGNFAAPANQVWFGAASQEPSHSGSSTAMTAHSAGFEVCDELPPMGQAMSVCESTRKNAANGTTDCRSKGKEYRERVLKDNVKDDRKKTALTRMGSISSEKAADNGDPTKKRRVERSRKMAEAKERSSTPVIPSDMQAVLKRCENLEKEVRSLKLNLSFMNRKDSEQTKQIEELQKQNEELTEEKERLLEEIERVVSDSNT